The Rhabdothermincola salaria genome segment CGACGGCGTCGGGTCCAGTGCCCCGCTGGGGGAGGCCACCCTCACGGTGGCCGCCGGTGGGGAGCAGGTCGACGCCTCCGTCTTCGGGTTCGAGCTCGGTGGTCCCGGCGAGCCCACCCGTCTGACCGACGGACGGCTGCCGACGGGGCCCACCGAGGTGGTGGCCAGCGGCGAGGATGCCGACGACGGGTTCGCGCTGGGCGACGAGGTCACCAGCGTCAGCGGCGACGTCGTGCTCACCGTGGTCGGGCTCACCGAGGAGAGCCGCTTCTCGGTGGCACCGACCCTGTGGGTGACCTTCGACGGCTACGAAGCCCTCCGGCGCGCCGCCAACCCGGACGCCCAGGGCGTGCTGCCCTCCCTCGTCGCCCTGATCCCCGCCGACGGGGTCTCACCCTCGGAGCTGGCGGGCCGGATCAACGCCCAGGTGCCCGACGTCGAGGCTCTCACCCGGGCCGAGGCGGTCTCCGAGGCGCCCGGGGTGTCCGCCGTCAACACCTCGTTCCAGCTGATCCTCGGGCTGGCCTTCGTGGTCGTCGCGCTCGTCATCGGCTTCTTCTTCTTGATCCTCACCGTGCAGAAGCTCGACTCGCTCACCTTGTTGCGGGCGGTGGGGGCGCCCACCGGCTACCTGGTGCGGGCCCTCCTGACCCAGATCGCCTTCGTCGTCGGTGGCGGGCTCGTGGTCGGGGTGGCCCTCACCGTGCTCGCGGTGCGGGGAGCGTCCGCCGGCCTGCCCATCTCCCTCGACCCGGTCACCCTCGGGCTGCTCGCCGTCGGCGTGCTGGTGCTGGCCGCCCTCGGCTCCGTCGTCACCCTGGTGCGGGTGGCCCGCATCGATCCGGCGGGTGTCGTGAGCCGACAGAACCTCGGTGGGCTGTCGTGAAGCTCGGTCTCGTCGAGCTCCTGCGGCGGCCGCTGCGCTTCGGCGTGGCGGGCTCGGCCCTGGTGCTGCTGGCCGTGCTGCTGTTGTTCCTCGGGGGGCTGCTCGACGGTCTGTACCTCGGGTCCACCGGTGCCCTGCGCGCCCAGGAGGCCCCCCTGATCACCTTCTCCTCCGATGCCCGCGAGTCGCTGATCCGCTCCCGTGTCTCGCCCGAGGTGCGATCCGAGGTGGAGGCGGTGCCGGGCGTGGCGTCCACGGCCGGCCTCGGGATCGCCCTCGTGGGCGGCCGGGTCCCGGACGAGGACGAGCTGGCCAACCTCGCCGTCGCCGGCTTCGAGCAGCCCGTGCGCTCCATGCCCGACGACGTGGACCTCGCCCCCGACGAAGCCCTGGCCGACCGCAGCCTCGAAGCCGCCGGCGTGGCACTGGGCGACACGGTGGCGGTGGGTAGCGGGGAGACGCCGGTCGAGGTCGTGGGGTGGGTGGAGGACACCGACTACCTCCAGCAGAGCGGCTTCTGGGTCCGCCCCGAGACCTGGCGCGGCATCCTCGCCGAGTCCCGGCCCGACGCCGTGCTCCCCGACGGCACCTTCCAGGTGCTGACCGTGACCCTCGAGTCGGGAGCCGACGTCGACGAGGTGGCCGCCGCCATCGATGCCGCCACCGATGGAGCCACCAGCACCCTGACCCGGGAGGCCGCCGTGCTGGCGCTTCCCGGCATCCAGGAGCAGAACTCCACCTTCGGCGCCATCATCTACGTCACCTTGTTCGTGGCCGGGCTGGTGATCGCCCTCTTCTTCGCCCTGCTCACCCTCGAACGCACCGGCCTCTACGGCGTGCTCAAGGCGATCGGAGCCTCGACCCGGCAGATCTTCGCCGGGGTGGTGGCCCAGTCCGTCGCCGTCGCCGTCGTGTCCTTCGCCATCGGCCTGGCCGTCATGCTGGGTCTGGCCCAGCTGCTCCCGGCCGAGGTGCCGGTCGCCATCGAGACCTCCCGTGTCGTGCAGATCGGCGTGGGTCTCGTCGTCATGTCCGCTCTCGGTGCGGCGGTCTCGCTGCGCCGCGTCGTCCGGGTCGACCCTGCGTCGGCCATCGGCTGACCCCGTCCCAGGAGCCGATCGTGCCCGCTCTGGAGCTCACCGACGTCCGCAAGACCTACCGATCCGGCGATGCCGAGATCGTGGCCCTCGACCACGCCACCCTCACCGTGGGCGACGACGAGATCGTGGCCCTGGTCGGGCCGTCCGGGTCCGGCAAGACCACGCTGCTGTCCATCGCCGGTGGCCTGCTCACGCCGTCGGAGGGCACCGTCGTGGTCGGCGGTCAGGACATCTCCGCGTACTCGGCCAAGCAGCTCACCACCTTCCGCCGCGACGCGGTGGGCTTCGTCTTCCAGGCCGTCAACCTGGTCCCCTTCCTCACCGCCCGGGAGAACCTCATGGTGGTGAACGACTTCGGGAACCGGCGCAGCCACAAGGTGGCGAGGGAGCGAGCCGAGCGCCTCCTCGACGAGTTGGGGCTCTCGGAGCGCACCGACAACGTGCCGGGGCAGCTCTCCGGTGGCGAGCGCCAGCGGGTGGCCATCGGGCGGGCGCTGATGAACGAGCCCGATCTGGTACTGATCGACGAGCCCACCTCGGCGCTCGACACCAAGCTGGGCGAGCAGGTCATGGAGCTCATCGTCAACGAGGTGAAGAGCCGCGAGACCGCCGCGGTCATCGTCACCCACGACCAGCGGATGACGCACTACGCCGATCGCAGCGTGGCCATCGTCGACGGCCACCTGACCGACTGACGCGCCGCGGCCGGCGTGGCTGTCGGTCCGGTCGATCCGCCGCCGGGTCAGCCGTGCTCCACCCGTTCGCCGTAGCGGGGGACGACGCAGACCCAGCCCAGCCGATCGGCGACGGCCTCGGCCAGGGCGGCTGACGCGGTGGGCTCACCGTGGACCACGTACACCGCCTCGGGTTCGGTGGGGGCGGTGGCCAACCAGTCGACGAGCTCGGCGGCGTCGGCGTGCACGCTGAAGGCGGGGAGGTCGACGACCTCCGCCCGCACCGGCACGTATCGGCCGAGCAGCTTCACCTGGCGGGCTCCCTCGGCCAGGGCCCGTCCCCGGGTGCCCTGGGCCTGGAACCCCACGAGGATCACGGTCGATCGATGGTCGGGCAGGTAGCGGGCCAGGTGGTGCAGCACCCGGCCCCCGCTCGCCATCCCGGAGGCCGAGATGATGATCTGGGGCCCCCGAGCGGTGTCGAGCGCCTTGGACCCCTCGACGTCGCGGACCTCGCGCAGGTCACCGGGGTCGAAGGGGTCGCCGCCGCCGTCGGCCAGCTCGGACAGGTCGGTCCGGACGTCGGGGTCGCCCCGGTCGACCGCGTCGCGGTAGACGGCCAGCGAGCGCAGCGCCATGGGGCTGTCGACCGAGATGGGCACCGCCGGGATGGCCCCGGACGCCCGCAGCCGGCGCAGGTGGTGCAACAGCACCTCGGTGCGGTCGACCGCGAAGGCCGGGATGACGACGGTGCCGCCTCGGCGGGTGGTCCGGGTGATGGCATCGGCCAGGGCGGCGACGGCGCCCTCGTCGTCGTGGCGTCGGTTGCCGTAGGTCGACTCCACCACGATGACGTCGGGGCGGACCGGGCCGAGGGTGGCCGGCGGCGAGAGCAGCGGGTGCTGGGGCCGGCCGAGGTCGCCCGAGAAGGTGAACCGGCGGGCGTGTGGCTCGTGGTCGTCGCCCCAGGTGGCCTCGAGGGTGGCCATGGCCGAACCGAGGATGTGGCCCGCTGGCCGGAAGGTCACCTCGACCCCCGGCGCCACCTCCGTCGGGGTGTCGAAGGGCGTCACCCGCAGCTGCGAGAGCAGGGCCCGGGCGTCGTCCTCGGTGTAGAGGGGCAGGGCGGGGGAGTGCTTGGAGTACCCCCGCCGGTTGGCCCAGCGGGCCTCCTCTTCCTGGAGGTGGCCCGAGTCCGGCAGCACGATGCCGACCAGGGAGGCGGTGGCCGGCGTGCAGTGCACCCGGCCCTCGAAGCCGGCGACGGCCAGCGCCGGGAGGTACCCGCAGTGGTCGACGTGGGCATGGGTGAGCACGACGGCGTCGATCGTCGACGGGTCGACGGGGAACGGCGCCCAGTTGCGCAGCCGGAGCTCCTTGAGGCCCTGGAACAGCCCGCAGTCGACGAGCACCCGCGCATCGGGGGTGTCGAGCAGGAACCGCGAGCCGGTCACGGTCCCGGTGGCACCGAGGAAGGTGAGCACCGGGGCTTCGGGGCGCGGGATCGATGGGTCCACTGGGCGTCTGCCTCCGGCTCGAGCGGGGTCGTCGCACGCCGGCGAGCGCCGTGCGGGGGTCATGGTGGCACGAACGGGTTCTCGGGCCCCCACGGCCCAGACGGTATGATCTCGCCCACGACATCAGGAGTGGCCCGCCCGGCGGGTCCGGCAACCTGGGAAGGACACCCAAGGTGCCAACCCTTCCGACACCCCCTGGGTGGCGGGCGGGGATGTGGCTCACGTGTGCGTGGGCAACGAAGTGTCCGAGGAGTGCCATGAACCAACCGACGAGTCGAGCGCCGCTCAGCGCCGACCCTCTCCCGGCCAGCGGAGCCTGGCGCCCCGGCGACCCCATCGGCGATCGCCGCTTCGCCCACCTCGCCACCGACCGGGCGTTCGTGCTCGAGGGCGGCGGCGCGCTCCACGACGTCGAGATCGCCTACGAGACCTGGGGGGAGCTCGACGCCGACGGGGCCAACGCCGTGCTCGTGTGCCACGCCCTCACCGGCGACAGCCACGCGGCCGGCCGAGCCGGGCCCGGCCACCCGACGGCGGGGTGGTGGGACGCCCTCATCGGTCCCGGTCGCCCGCTCGACACCGACCGCTGGTTCGTGGTGTGCCCCAACGTCCTCGGTGGGTGCCAGGGTTCCACCGGCCCGGCGTCGCTCGATCCCGCCACCGGCGCCCCCTACGGATCCTCGTTCCCGGTGGTCACCGTCAGGGACATGGTGCGCACCCAGGCCGCCCTCGCCGATCAGCTCGGCGTGACCCGATGGCTCTCGGTCATCGGTGGATCGATGGGCGGCATGCAGGCCCTGGAGTGGGGCGTGATGTTCCCCGATCGGGTGGCGTCGGTCGTCGCCATCGCCACCACCGTGGCGGCCAGCGCCCAGCAGATCGCCCTGTCCAGCGTGCAGCGCAGCGCGATCGCCCTCGACCCGGCCTGGCGAGGGGGCGACTACTACGACGCCGGTCCGGGGGAGGGCCCCCACCAGGGCTTGGCCGTCGCCCGGGGCATGGCCCAGATCACCTACCGCACCGAAGGGGTCTACGGCGAGCGCTTCGGCCGCAAGGAGCTCGATCCGCTCGACGACCGCTACACCCTCTGGCAGCGCTTCGACGTCGAGGGCTACCTCGACTACCACGGGGCCAAGCTGGTGCGGCGCTTCGACGCCAACTCCTACCTGGTGATCAACCGGGCCATGGATCTGCACGACATCGGGCGAGGCCGAGGGGGAGTGGAGTCGGCCCTGGCCCGGGTGCGAGCCCCGGTGATGACCATGGCCATCGGCTCCGATGCCCTGTACCCGCCCTACCAACAAGAGCTGATCTGCGACACGCTCGGCTCCATCGGGCGCGAGTGCGTCCACGTCGTGATCGACAGCCCCGACGGCCACGACGCCTTCCTGATCGAGACCGCCCAGGTGGGAGCGGCCCTCGCCCCTTTCCTCGCCGACGTGGAGAAGACCCGCTGATGACCGCCTTCGATGCCCCCGACGGGCCCCTGGCCGCGACCGAGCCGGCCGACGCGGCGGCTCCCGGCCCCGGGGCCGATGCCCGCCTGCACCCCGACACCCGGGCCATCCGTGCCGGCCGGGCCGACAACGACACCGCCCTGGCCCCGATCCTGTGGGCCACCACCACCTTCGTGACGCCCACCGTGGAGGAGGGGCGGCGCATGGCCACGGCCGTGGGCTCGCCTCGCTTCTACAGCCGCTACGGCAACCCCACCGTCGCCGGCTTCGAGGACGCCATCGCCGAGCTCGAGGGGGCCGAGCGGGCCCGCGCCTTCGCCTCGGGCATGGGGGCCATCAGCGCGGTGGTGCTCGGCCTGTGCTCCCAGGGCGACCACATCGTCGCCCAGCGCCAGCTCTACGCCGGCACCCAGCTGCTGTTGCAGACCGCCTGCCCGCGCTTCGGCATCGACGTGACCTTCGTCGACGCCACCGAGCCGGACGCCTTCGCCGCGGCCATCCGACCGGGCGTGACCACGATGGTGCTGGCCGAGACACCCGCCAACCCTCGTCTGGACCTGGTCGACCTCGATGAGATCGGCGCCATCGCCGGGCCCATCACCGTGGTCGACTCCACCTTCGCCACCCCGTTGGGCCAACAACCCCTCGCCCACGGCGTCGACCTCGTCGTGCACTCCGCCACCAAGGCCATCGCCGGCCACAACGACGCCACCCTCGGCGTGGTGGCCGGGAGCGCCGAGCTGGTGGACTGGCTGTACTCGTTCGCTGTGCTGCAGGGGGCCAACGCCTCGCCCTTCGACGCCATGAACGGATTGCGGGGCCTGCGCACCCTCGGGGTGCGGGTGCGCCAGCAGAGCGAGGGGGCGGCCGAGCTGGCCGCCTTCCTCGAATCCCACCCGTTGGTCGCCGACGTGCGGTGGCCGGGGCTGGCCTCGCACCCCCAGCACGAGCTGGCCCGGCGCCAGCTGGCCCACTTCGGCGGTCTGCTCACCTTCGACCTCACCGGTGGTCTCGAGGCCGGGTGCGTCTTCGTCGAGGCCCTGCAGATCGCGCAGCTGGCCACGTCGCTCGGCGGCCCCGAGACCCTCGTGACCCACCCGGCCTCCACCACCCACGTGAACCTCACCCCCGACGAGCTGTGCGCCAACGGCATCGGTCCCGGCACGGTGCGGGTGTCCATGGGTCTCGAGCACCCGGCCGACGTGGTGGCCGACATGGCCCAGGCTCTCGACGCCGTGGCCGCGGCCGGACACCGCTGACGCCGAGCCGACCGTGCCCGAGCTGCTGGAGGTGGAGGCCTACCGTCGCCTGGCCAGCCGCGTGGTCGGCCTCGACGTCGTCGCCGTGGCGGCCCCGGACCCGTGGTTCCTCAAGGGTGGGCTCGACGCGCTCACGGTCACCGACGCCCTGGTGGGCCGGCGGCTCACCGATGCCCGGCGGATCGGCAAGCTCCTGGTGATCGACACCGACGGGCCCACCCTGGGGCTGCGCTTCGGGATGACGGGAGTGCTCGACGTCGACGGGGTCGACGGGGTCGAGCGCCTGGAGTACGGCGGCAGCCGCCGAGAGCCGGCGTGGGATCGCTTCACCCTCGTGTTCGAGGGCGATCGGGCGCTGAAGGTGCGTGACGCCCGCCGCCTGGGCGGGGTGGAGCTCGACCCCGACGAGGCCCGCCTCGGCATCGATGCCGCCGCCCTGACCCCGGCCGGGCTCCGAGCCGTGCTGGGCACCAGCCAGGCCCCGCTCAAGGCCCGGTTGATGGACCAGGCCCGGGTCGCCGGGCTGGGGAACCTGCTCACCGACGAAGCCCTCTGGCGCGCCGGCCTCGACCCCGCCCGCCCGGCGGGGAGCCTCTCGCCCGCCGAGCAGCGGCGCCTGCTGACCCACATCCGGCGCACGCTCGACGAGCTGGGGGAGCGGGGTGGGTCCCACACCGGGGACCTGCAGGCCAGCCGTCGCCGAGGCGGTGTGTGCCCCCGCGACGGCGCCGAGCTCGAGCGCCGCACGGTGGGCGGGCGCACGACGTACTCGTGCCCGCACCACCAGCACTGATCCCTCGCCCCCGAGGCCTGTCGGCGCGACACTCGCTCCCACCGCGACCCTGGCCCCTTCCTCGGTTCCTGCATGGTTTCGGCGTGCTGGAGCACGTCCAAACCATGCAGGAAGCCAGGGTTCCGATCGGGTTGTCGGTGCCACCGATCGACGGGGGGTCGGCGGGTAGCATCGCCGGATCGTCCCGGCCCGGGTCGATCCTGGACACGACCAGTCGCCCGGACCCGATCAGAAGGCTGTCCTTGGTGTCGCCCCTCCCCACGAGCCAACCGCCCGTCCGAGGCGTCGCCGATCAGGCACGCCTGCGGACTCTGGCGAGCCTCGTGGCAGCGTTGGTGGCCGGGACGGCGTTGCTGGTCGCGCTGCTCTCGACGCCGGCGTCGGCCGCGGACGACCCGACCACCACGGCGCCGCCGACGACCGCCCCACCGACGACGCCGCCGCCGACGACGGCCCCGCCCACCACCGCCCCGCCCACCACGCAGCCGCCGCCTCCGCCCCCACCCCCCCCTCCGCCGCCGCCGACGAACCCGCCCACGACGCGCGCGCCGGCGACCACCTCGCCCCCTCGTACCACGGCCACCACCAGCCCGCCGACCACGGCCCCGACCACCACCGAGGCGCCGAGCACCACGGCCTCGACCACCACCACGACCGCCGATCCCGCGGTCGTGATCCCGGGCAACACCACCACCACCGTGGCCCCCGGCGACGACGATGGCGGTAGCGGTGGCCCCTCGACCTCCACCCAGCTGGCCCTGGTCGTGGGCGGGCTGGTCGCCGTGGCCGGCGGCCTGTCGGTCCTCACCTTCCTCTACTGGCGCCGCACCCGACCGGTGCCCTACAACGCGGCGCTCGACGCCCTGGGCGAGCTGGCCGGTCCGCCCCCCATCACCGGCTCGGGTCCGGTGGTCGCCGGGGCACCGACGGTCCTCGACGGCCCCCTCGGGGTCGACGGACCTCTCGGAGCCGAGGAGTCGCCCACCCGCGCCGGCCCCGTCGGACCCTCGGGTGAGCCCACCGTGGCCGCCGCCGTCGTGGGCAGCCCAGGACCGGCGAACGACGACGTCCCCGTGGACCCGGCGCCTTCCACCCGTGCGGTCCCGGCGCTCGAGGCGGACGCGTCGCCCATCGTCCCGGGCGGCCCGGGCTTCCGTGTCGTGGGCCCGGTCGCCGCCGGCGCGGCTGCGGCCGCCGCCGCGTCCGGTGACGACGAACCCGTCGACCAGGCCGACGACCGCCCATCGGTCGACGGGGGCGGCGCGCCGACCGCAGCTGCCGCGGCGGACGAGAGCGCCGCGGCGCCCCTGGAGGATGACGACGAGCCTGGGGCGAGCCGATCTGCAGGCTCCGCCCCGGACCACCGCACCGACGAGCCCACGGTCGACGAGACCACGATCGCCGCACCGGTGATCGAACCCACGGCGGGCGAACCGCCGGTTGCGGAGCCGACGGTGGACGAAACCGCGGTCGAGGAGCCTGCGGTCGAGGAGCCTGCGGTCGAGGAGTCTGCGGTCGAGGAGTCTGCGGTCTCCGCCGCGCCCGTGGTGAGCCCGGTCGCGGCGCCGTTCCGTTTCGTGACCCGCGAGGAGCTCGAGCCGGTGGAGCCGGTCGAGCCCGCTCGACGCGACGCGGTGACCCCGCCGGGCGATCACGACGCGCCGGCCGTCGACGCGCCGGCCATCGAAGCGCCGGCGCTGTTCCCCGACGGCGAGGGACCCCGCCCGGTCGAGCCCGCCCGCACCGACGCCGACGACGACCCCGCCGCTGCCGACGAACCGCTGACGTTGTCGCTGTGGGACGACGACGAACCGGCGCCGCAGATCGCTCCTCTCAGCCCCGAGGACCTCTTCGGACCCGACCGTCGTTGACGTCGTCGATCCGCCGGCCCGAACCCTGCCGGGGGTGGGCGGTACGGTTGGGGCATGGCCACCTTCGATCCCGACGAGATGATCACGCGGTTCCGAGAGCGGGCCACAGCGGTGAAAACCAGGCCGCTGCCGCCCGTCGCCGGAGCGGAACGGGCCAAGTTCGTGGCCCAGGCGCAGGTCGACTACCAGGACTTCGCCATCATCGGTGACGCCGAGGCCACGGTCGAGGACGGCATCCTGACGTTGCGCGTGGACCTGCGTCCACCGGAGGCCCGGCAGGGCGACGCCGGTGGGGCCTGAGGCGGAGCTGGTCCCGGTCCCGGCGCCCCCGTCGGGAGCTGACCCCCGGCGCTTCGTCGCCGCCGTCGAGGCCATCGACGCCGCCAACGCCCACGACCCCAACCAGATGGAGGTCGATGGCACCACCCTGCCCAAGGAACTGGCCCACGCCGCGGCCATGACGACCTGGGTGCGCCGGCTCGACCCGGAGGCCGACGAGGCCCAGCTGCTGGCGGCGCGAGCCCACCACTTCCGGCGCTGGACCCATCCCCGCTCGGCCTTCCCCGAGGGGCGGGCCGGGTACCTGCGGTGGCGCACCGAGGCCAAGGCCCGGCAGGCGGCCGAGGTGGCCGAGCTCCTCACCTCGGTCGGCTACGGGCCCGACGTGGTCGACCGCGTGCGTGAGCTGGTGGGCAAGGTGGGGCTGGGCCGGGGCGACCTGCCCGACGTCGACGGCCGCCCGCCGGCGGTGCAGACGCACGAGGACGCCCTCTGCCTGGTCTTCCTCACCACCCAGTTCGATCCCCTGGCCGATCAGCTGGGCGACGACAAGATGGTCGACGTCCTGGCGCGCACGTTGGCCAAGATGGGCGCCCGTGGGCGGGCCGAGGCGCTGGGTCTCGATCTCGACGAGCGGGCCCTGGTCCTCGTCGCGGCCGCGGTCGAACGTGCGGGAGGCGCCGGTGAGCGATGAGGAGGGCGGCCTCGACCCGGTCTCCGACCTCGCCGGGCTCGACGAGCTGTTGGCGTCGCCGACGGAGCCGCTGAGCGACGAAGACGACGAGATCACCGGAGCTCCGGGCCTCTACGTCACGCCATCGCGGGGGCTGGCATCAGGTGGCTCCCGGCCCCTCCCGGTCGACACGTCCCGGCTGGACGACGAACCTCCCCCGTCCGGAGGCACCGCCGCCGCCGGTCGTCCGGTCGGGCCTCCGGCCACGACGGCCACGACGAGTCCTGCGGCCGAGTCGGGACGGGCCCGGACGGAACAGATGCCGGCCGAGTCGACTGCCGAGCCGCCGCCGTTCGTCTCCCCCGACGCGGACCTCGGGCCGACCGTCGGTGCCGACGAGGCGCTTGCTGCGGCCGTGCACCGGGGACCGAGGTGGCACCCGCCGCCGGTGAAGGCCCCACCGCTCGCGACTCCACTCGACGTCGGCCCTGTTGGGCCGCCGCCGTCCCCGCCACCGCCAGCCCCGTCGGCCGGGCCTGCCGCGGCGGTGCCCGCGGGCTCACGGCCCGAGTCACGGCAGGTCCCGGAGCGCCGTGCCCATCCACGGGTGCGGCGGTGGTTCGGGCGGAACCGGGACGAGACCATCGACGACACGGAGCCGAGGGGCCAGGCGCCGGGGGCGTCCTGACGGCCACCGGCTCTCGTCGGTCGCGGCTTTGGTGTGGGCCCGAACCCGCTTGCTATGGTGACGTGCCCACGCGGACGTAGCTCAGTTGGTAGAGCATCACCTTGCCAAGGTGAGGGTCGCGAGTTCGAATCTCGTCGTCCGCTCCACGAAGCATCGCCGCAGGCGCCTCTCCGGAGGCGCCTGCGGCGCGTCGGCGGAGGGCTCGAGCGGGGTCAGGCGTCGAAGAGCTCGACCACGGCGGGTTTGGTGACCTTCCCCATCACGTTGCGGGGGAGCGACCCGACCACCAGGTAGCGGGTGGGGACCTTGGCGGGTGCCAAGCGCTCCTTGCCCCATGCCCGCAGCTCGTCGACGAGCATGGGTGCGGCGGCGTCGGCGGGCACGACCGCCATGGCCACCCGGTCGCCCCACTCCTCGTCCGGGAGCCCGACCACGGCGCAGTCGGCGATGGCCGGATGGGTGCGGTACACCTCCTCGATCTCCAGCGCCGAGACCTTCTCGCCGCCGGTCTTGAGGATGTCGACCGACGATCGGCCGAGGAGCCGGAAGCCCTCCGGGTGACGCACGGCCACGTCGCCGGTGCGGAACCACCCGTCGGTGAACGCCTCGGCCGTGGCCTCGGGTCGGTTCCAGTAGCCGGCGAAGAGCTGAGGGCCCTGCAGGAGGAGCTCGCCGGGCTCACCGTCGGGCACGTCGGCCCCGTGGTCGTCGACCAGCCGGGTGCGCACACCCGGGAACGGCACGCCCACGTGACCTGGCACCCGTCGCTCGAGGGGGTTGCCGAGCGCCATGCCCACCTCGGTCATCCCGTAGCGCTCGAGCAGCTCCTGACCGCTGATCGAGCGCCAGCGCTCGAGCACCGACACCGGGAGGGCGGCCGACCCCGACACCATCAGCCGCGCCCGAGCCGCCCCGGCGCTCCATCGGTCGCGGGTGGCCGGATCGGCGGCCTCCCACGTGGCGATCAGCCGGGCGTAGATCGTGGGCACGGCCATGAACACGGAGATCTCGCCCGAACCCAGGCGTTCCCACGTGGCCATGGCATCGAAGCCGCCGGGCGCCTCGCACACCGCCCCCACCCACAGCGGCGTGAGGGCCACGTTGACGATGCCGTGCACGTGGTGCAGCGGCAGCACCAGCAGGGTGCGGTCCTCGCCTGTCCACCCCCAGGCTTCCACCATGGCGGTGATCTGGGCCCGGAGGCTGGCGTGGGTGTGCACGGCGCCCTTGGGACGCCCCGTCGTTCCACTGGTGAAGACCATGAGCGCCGGCCGGTCGGCGCTCACCGAGGGCAGGGGTGCGTCCGCTACCCACGAGCGGGGATCGAAGGCGGGACCGGCCGCCACCACCCGCGACGAGCAGCCCGCAGCCAGCTGGTCGGCGAGGTCTCGGTGCTCCTCGGAGGACACGATGGCCACGGGATCGGCGTCGGCCACCAGGCCCGACAGCTCGGCCACGGGGTGGTCGGGATGGAGGGGGACGGCCGTGGCCCCGGCGTGCCAGCAGCCGGCCAGGGCGGCCACGAACTGGCGGCCAGGCCGGCACAGCACGATCACCCGTGACCCGTCGAGGTCCGAAGATCCCGCCAGCAGCTGGGCCGCCAGCGCACGGGCTGCGCCGTCGAGCGCGGCGTAGCTGATCGTGCCGAGCGGATCGACGATCGCGGGACGGTCGCCGCCCCGGCCGAGCTGGTCGGTGAAGAGCGGGAGGTCGTCCGTCGTGGGCGTGTCGTCGTCCATGTGCTCTCCATGCTGCCCTGCTCGTCGGGGTCCGGGTGCTGCGACGTCCTCGGGGCGGCCGAGTGTCGCCCAGCCGGCACCCGGGGGAACGGACGGTGACCGCTGTGCCACCGTTCACCCAATTCCTCGCGTTCCGGCTCGGGGTGCCCACGGCGGGGTGTGTACGTTCGCCGTCGTGATCGGTTCGATCCGCTCGGCGCCAGCCAGCGGGAGCGAACCCGCTGTCGTTCCGGGCCCGATGGTGACGGTGGTCACGGCCCCGGTTCCGGGCGACGCCGCCCGCCCGGTCCGGTCCCGAGGCCGCTGGCTGTCCCGGGGTCTCACCCTCGCCGTCGCGATCACCATGGTCGCCGGGGCCGTGCGCCTGCGAGGCACCCTCGCCGAGGCGGTGTCGTCGCTGCTCGATCTGCCTGCGCTCACCGTGGTCGGCGTGCTGACCTGTTGGGTGGTCGTGGTCGTGGCGCGAGCGTCGCTGTACCGGTGGTCCCTGCCCGGGGCGGGCACCGGACAGGGGCTGGTGCTCGATCAGGTGAACCTGGCCGTGGCCAACTCGGTGCCGGGCGGTGGCATCGTCTCGGCCACCCTGCGCTACCGCATCGGGCGCAGCCTCGGGCACCGCCCCGAGGACATGGCGCTGAGCATGCTCGCCGTCGGCGAAGCCATGTCGGTGGCCCGATGGCTGCTGATCGTCGCCGTGCTGCTGGGCTCGATCGTGACCGGAGCGGCGAGCGGCCTGGATCTGCTGGTGTTGGGCAGTGCGGTGGCCGCGGTGGGGGCCAGCGCCGTCTTCTGGTGGGTCGTGTCC includes the following:
- a CDS encoding ABC transporter permease, with translation MLAGREIRRAKVRFGLLAGAVGLLVFLIMFQQALLGSLLKSFTGAIENQSAQVLVYSAEARKNVAGSVIPPPTQDAVEAVDGVGSSAPLGEATLTVAAGGEQVDASVFGFELGGPGEPTRLTDGRLPTGPTEVVASGEDADDGFALGDEVTSVSGDVVLTVVGLTEESRFSVAPTLWVTFDGYEALRRAANPDAQGVLPSLVALIPADGVSPSELAGRINAQVPDVEALTRAEAVSEAPGVSAVNTSFQLILGLAFVVVALVIGFFFLILTVQKLDSLTLLRAVGAPTGYLVRALLTQIAFVVGGGLVVGVALTVLAVRGASAGLPISLDPVTLGLLAVGVLVLAALGSVVTLVRVARIDPAGVVSRQNLGGLS
- a CDS encoding ABC transporter permease; this translates as MKLGLVELLRRPLRFGVAGSALVLLAVLLLFLGGLLDGLYLGSTGALRAQEAPLITFSSDARESLIRSRVSPEVRSEVEAVPGVASTAGLGIALVGGRVPDEDELANLAVAGFEQPVRSMPDDVDLAPDEALADRSLEAAGVALGDTVAVGSGETPVEVVGWVEDTDYLQQSGFWVRPETWRGILAESRPDAVLPDGTFQVLTVTLESGADVDEVAAAIDAATDGATSTLTREAAVLALPGIQEQNSTFGAIIYVTLFVAGLVIALFFALLTLERTGLYGVLKAIGASTRQIFAGVVAQSVAVAVVSFAIGLAVMLGLAQLLPAEVPVAIETSRVVQIGVGLVVMSALGAAVSLRRVVRVDPASAIG
- a CDS encoding ABC transporter ATP-binding protein, giving the protein MPALELTDVRKTYRSGDAEIVALDHATLTVGDDEIVALVGPSGSGKTTLLSIAGGLLTPSEGTVVVGGQDISAYSAKQLTTFRRDAVGFVFQAVNLVPFLTARENLMVVNDFGNRRSHKVARERAERLLDELGLSERTDNVPGQLSGGERQRVAIGRALMNEPDLVLIDEPTSALDTKLGEQVMELIVNEVKSRETAAVIVTHDQRMTHYADRSVAIVDGHLTD
- a CDS encoding MBL fold metallo-hydrolase RNA specificity domain-containing protein is translated as MDPSIPRPEAPVLTFLGATGTVTGSRFLLDTPDARVLVDCGLFQGLKELRLRNWAPFPVDPSTIDAVVLTHAHVDHCGYLPALAVAGFEGRVHCTPATASLVGIVLPDSGHLQEEEARWANRRGYSKHSPALPLYTEDDARALLSQLRVTPFDTPTEVAPGVEVTFRPAGHILGSAMATLEATWGDDHEPHARRFTFSGDLGRPQHPLLSPPATLGPVRPDVIVVESTYGNRRHDDEGAVAALADAITRTTRRGGTVVIPAFAVDRTEVLLHHLRRLRASGAIPAVPISVDSPMALRSLAVYRDAVDRGDPDVRTDLSELADGGGDPFDPGDLREVRDVEGSKALDTARGPQIIISASGMASGGRVLHHLARYLPDHRSTVILVGFQAQGTRGRALAEGARQVKLLGRYVPVRAEVVDLPAFSVHADAAELVDWLATAPTEPEAVYVVHGEPTASAALAEAVADRLGWVCVVPRYGERVEHG
- the metX gene encoding homoserine O-acetyltransferase MetX — encoded protein: MNQPTSRAPLSADPLPASGAWRPGDPIGDRRFAHLATDRAFVLEGGGALHDVEIAYETWGELDADGANAVLVCHALTGDSHAAGRAGPGHPTAGWWDALIGPGRPLDTDRWFVVCPNVLGGCQGSTGPASLDPATGAPYGSSFPVVTVRDMVRTQAALADQLGVTRWLSVIGGSMGGMQALEWGVMFPDRVASVVAIATTVAASAQQIALSSVQRSAIALDPAWRGGDYYDAGPGEGPHQGLAVARGMAQITYRTEGVYGERFGRKELDPLDDRYTLWQRFDVEGYLDYHGAKLVRRFDANSYLVINRAMDLHDIGRGRGGVESALARVRAPVMTMAIGSDALYPPYQQELICDTLGSIGRECVHVVIDSPDGHDAFLIETAQVGAALAPFLADVEKTR